One Mycobacterium sp. SMC-4 DNA window includes the following coding sequences:
- a CDS encoding amino acid ABC transporter ATP-binding protein, with translation MTAQSLTVDPVSLAANDIHLAFGRNKVLRGVDLDVAAGTSTAVIGPSGSGKSTLLRTLNRLYEPDRGDILLDGRSVLSDDPDRLRQRIGMVFQHFQLFPHRNVLDNVTMAPRKLKRLNTDQARELGMAQLERVGLGHKAQARPSTLSGGQQQRVAIARALAMSPQVMFFDEATSALDPELVKGVLALIADLAADGMTMVVVTHEMGFARSTADAVVFMDHGQVVETGPPDQVFEAAETDRLRRFLSQVL, from the coding sequence ATGACCGCACAGTCGCTGACCGTCGACCCGGTGTCGTTGGCCGCGAACGACATCCACCTGGCGTTCGGCCGCAACAAGGTGCTGCGCGGAGTCGACCTGGACGTTGCTGCCGGTACCAGCACCGCGGTGATCGGGCCGTCGGGGTCGGGCAAGTCGACCCTGCTACGCACGCTCAACCGGCTCTACGAACCCGATCGCGGCGACATTCTGCTCGACGGCCGTTCGGTGCTCAGCGATGACCCCGACCGGTTGCGGCAACGAATCGGCATGGTGTTCCAGCACTTTCAGCTCTTCCCGCACCGGAATGTCCTCGACAACGTGACGATGGCGCCGCGAAAGCTCAAGCGGCTCAACACAGACCAGGCGCGCGAGCTGGGTATGGCCCAGCTGGAGCGGGTAGGACTGGGTCACAAGGCCCAGGCGCGGCCCTCGACGCTGTCGGGCGGGCAGCAGCAGCGGGTGGCCATCGCCCGCGCACTGGCGATGTCGCCCCAGGTGATGTTCTTCGACGAGGCCACCTCGGCCCTGGATCCCGAGCTGGTCAAGGGAGTGCTCGCGTTGATCGCGGACCTGGCCGCCGACGGGATGACGATGGTGGTGGTCACCCATGAAATGGGCTTCGCGCGATCGACAGCCGATGCCGTGGTGTTCATGGATCACGGTCAGGTGGTCGAGACCGGCCCGCCCGACCAGGTCTTCGAAGCCGCCGAAACCGACCGATTGCGTCGATTCCTGTCTCAAGTGTTATAG
- a CDS encoding LLM class F420-dependent oxidoreductase, with protein sequence MTTASPPSSRPIRIGVQLQPQHSPRYSHLRDAVRRCEDLGVDIAFNWDHFFPLYGDPDGAHYECWTMLAAWAEQTSRIEIGALVSCNSYRNPELLADMARTVDHISGGRLILGIGSGWKRKDYDEYGYEFGTAGGRLDDLARALPRITSRLAKLNPAPTRDIPILIGGQGERKTLRLVAEHADIWHGFTDRATYPGKAEVLDRHCADVGRDPAAVERSSGVPEGEVEAMLAEADALAGLGVTLLTVGVNGPDYNLAAAEALCLWRDERS encoded by the coding sequence ATGACCACTGCATCCCCGCCCTCCTCGCGACCGATCCGCATCGGCGTGCAACTGCAGCCGCAGCATTCACCGCGGTACAGCCATCTGCGCGATGCGGTGCGCCGCTGCGAAGATCTCGGCGTCGACATCGCCTTCAACTGGGACCACTTCTTCCCGCTCTACGGTGACCCCGATGGCGCTCACTACGAATGCTGGACGATGCTGGCCGCCTGGGCTGAGCAAACCTCACGCATCGAGATCGGCGCGCTGGTCAGCTGCAACTCCTATCGCAACCCCGAACTGCTCGCCGATATGGCCCGCACCGTCGACCACATCTCCGGGGGCCGGCTGATCCTGGGCATCGGATCAGGCTGGAAGCGGAAGGATTACGACGAGTACGGCTATGAGTTCGGCACCGCGGGCGGCCGACTCGACGACCTGGCTCGAGCGCTGCCCCGGATCACCTCCCGCCTGGCCAAGCTCAACCCCGCCCCGACCCGCGACATCCCGATCCTGATCGGCGGCCAGGGCGAGCGCAAGACGTTGCGTCTGGTCGCCGAACACGCCGACATCTGGCACGGCTTCACCGATCGGGCCACCTATCCTGGCAAAGCGGAGGTGCTCGACCGACACTGCGCGGACGTCGGCCGGGATCCGGCAGCCGTGGAACGGTCCTCCGGTGTCCCCGAGGGCGAAGTGGAAGCAATGCTCGCCGAGGCCGACGCTCTGGCCGGCCTCGGCGTCACGCTGCTGACGGTCGGGGTGAACGGTCCCGACTACAACCTGGCGGCCGCCGAAGCGCTCTGCCTCTGGCGCGACGAACGCAGCTGA
- a CDS encoding ABC transporter substrate-binding protein/permease, which translates to MKALAWALIVGLLAALTWATPALADTDQCAPPGLDSASGLPTNLATSTDGPEDDRFTTDSVVALDSIDISALGLSRPGTLTVGTLSDAPPSICINSAGQFTGYDNELLRAVADKLGLQVNFVGTEFSGLLAQVASGRFDVGSSSITTTEARRATVGFTNGYDFGYFSLVVPQGSVISGFDDLADGQRIGVVQGTVQEAYVVDTLGLQPVKYPDYNTVYASLKTRQIDAWVAPSQQAQGTVQPGDPAEIVENTFSLDNFIAWAVAKDNQPLIDALNAGLDAVIADGTWSRLYADWVPRAVPPGWKPGSKAAPEPELPDLDAIAQRNAAQAQPSAPAPQRSTLGQLKDAFGNWELYRQAIPDLLTTGLPNTLILTISASIIGLVLGMALAIAGISRSRWLRWPARIYTDIFRGLPEVVIILLIGLGVGPLVGHLTGNNPYPLGIAALGLMAAAYVGEIFRSGIQSVDPGQLEASRALGLRYSTSMRMVVVPQGVRRVLPALMNQFISLLKASSLVYFLGLIANQRELFQVGRDLNAQTGNLSPLVAAGLFYLMLTIPLTHLVNYIDTRLRRGRRPDEEDPLMLSRAQEMN; encoded by the coding sequence GTGAAAGCACTGGCATGGGCACTGATCGTCGGCTTGCTGGCCGCCCTGACGTGGGCCACCCCGGCGCTCGCCGACACAGATCAATGCGCCCCACCGGGACTGGACAGCGCCAGCGGGCTGCCCACCAACCTGGCCACCTCCACCGATGGCCCCGAAGACGACCGGTTCACCACCGATTCGGTCGTGGCGCTGGACTCGATAGACATCAGCGCGCTGGGCTTGAGCCGGCCCGGGACGTTGACCGTCGGCACGCTCTCCGACGCGCCGCCGAGCATCTGCATCAACTCCGCGGGGCAGTTCACCGGCTATGACAACGAACTGCTGCGCGCCGTCGCCGACAAACTCGGCCTGCAGGTCAACTTCGTCGGCACCGAGTTCTCCGGGCTGCTCGCCCAGGTGGCTTCCGGCCGGTTCGACGTCGGCTCGTCATCGATCACCACCACCGAGGCCCGTCGTGCCACCGTGGGTTTCACCAACGGCTACGACTTCGGCTACTTCTCGCTGGTCGTTCCGCAGGGCTCGGTGATCTCCGGCTTCGACGACCTCGCCGACGGGCAGCGCATCGGCGTGGTCCAAGGCACCGTCCAGGAGGCCTACGTCGTCGACACCCTAGGTCTGCAGCCGGTCAAGTACCCCGACTACAACACCGTCTACGCCAGCCTGAAGACCCGCCAGATCGACGCCTGGGTGGCGCCGTCGCAGCAGGCTCAGGGCACCGTGCAGCCCGGCGATCCCGCCGAGATCGTGGAGAACACGTTCAGCCTGGACAACTTCATCGCCTGGGCGGTCGCCAAGGACAACCAGCCGCTCATCGATGCCCTCAACGCCGGACTCGACGCGGTCATCGCCGACGGCACCTGGTCGAGGCTGTACGCCGACTGGGTTCCGCGCGCCGTTCCACCGGGGTGGAAACCGGGCTCCAAGGCCGCACCCGAGCCCGAGCTTCCCGACCTCGACGCGATCGCGCAACGCAATGCCGCCCAGGCCCAGCCGTCGGCGCCCGCGCCACAGCGCTCGACACTGGGGCAACTCAAAGACGCGTTCGGCAACTGGGAGCTCTACAGGCAGGCCATCCCCGACCTGTTGACCACCGGCCTGCCCAACACCCTGATCCTGACCATCTCGGCCAGCATCATCGGTCTGGTGCTGGGCATGGCGCTGGCCATCGCCGGGATATCCCGGTCACGCTGGCTGCGCTGGCCGGCCCGCATCTATACCGACATCTTCCGCGGGCTACCCGAGGTGGTCATCATCTTGCTCATCGGCCTCGGTGTCGGCCCGCTCGTCGGGCATCTGACGGGCAACAACCCCTATCCACTCGGCATCGCCGCGCTGGGGCTGATGGCCGCCGCCTATGTCGGGGAGATCTTCCGGTCCGGCATCCAGAGCGTCGACCCCGGACAGCTCGAGGCCTCCCGCGCACTGGGATTGCGCTATTCGACCTCGATGCGGATGGTGGTGGTGCCGCAGGGGGTGCGTCGGGTCCTGCCCGCGCTGATGAACCAGTTCATCAGCCTGCTCAAGGCGTCCTCGCTGGTCTACTTCCTGGGCCTGATCGCCAACCAGCGAGAGCTGTTCCAGGTCGGCCGCGACCTCAACGCACAAACCGGCAACCTCTCACCGCTGGTAGCAGCCGGCCTGTTCTACCTGATGCTGACGATCCCGCTGACCCACCTGGTCAACTACATCGACACCCGGCTGCGGCGCGGCCGCCGGCCCGACGAGGAAGATCCACTGATGCTGTCCCGGGCGCAGGAGATGAACTGA
- a CDS encoding MGH1-like glycoside hydrolase domain-containing protein produces the protein MPYDPSFSPTQLAARAAYLLRGNDLGTMTTAAPLLYPHMWSWDAAFVAIGLAPLSVERAVVELDTLLSAQWRNGMIPHIVFANGVDGYFPGPARWACSALASDAPRGRHTSGITQPPVHAIAVQRILDHARTRGRSTRAVAEAFLDRRWNDLVRWHRWLAECRDQYERGRITLYHGWESGMDNSPRWDSAYANVIPGAVPAYQREDNTIVTDASQRPSDHEYDRYLWLVEEMKSVGYDDEKLVTALSFAVEDVFVSAVFSVACQVLAEIGEDHRRPHADVKDLYGWAERFRNGVIATTDQRTGAAKDFDVRADTWIATETVAQFAPLLCGGLAHDRERTLLRLLEGPRFCGHPDLAYALIPSTSPVSRDFRTREYWRGPVWPVMTWLFSWCFARRGWAERASTLRREGLRQASDGSFAEYYEPFTGEPLGSMQQSWTAAAVLDWLG, from the coding sequence ATGCCTTACGACCCGAGTTTCAGCCCGACCCAACTGGCGGCCCGCGCCGCCTATCTGCTGCGCGGTAACGACCTCGGCACGATGACCACTGCGGCGCCGCTGTTGTACCCGCATATGTGGAGCTGGGACGCGGCGTTCGTGGCGATCGGGCTGGCACCGCTGTCGGTGGAGCGCGCGGTGGTGGAGCTGGACACCTTGCTCTCGGCGCAGTGGCGCAACGGCATGATCCCGCACATCGTGTTCGCCAACGGGGTGGACGGCTACTTCCCGGGCCCTGCCCGGTGGGCCTGTTCGGCGCTGGCTTCGGACGCCCCGCGCGGCCGGCACACCTCGGGTATCACCCAGCCTCCGGTGCACGCGATCGCGGTCCAGCGCATTCTCGACCACGCTCGGACGCGGGGGCGATCCACCCGCGCGGTGGCCGAGGCTTTTCTGGATCGGCGGTGGAACGATCTGGTGCGCTGGCATCGCTGGCTCGCCGAGTGCCGAGACCAATACGAGCGCGGCCGGATCACGCTCTACCACGGCTGGGAATCGGGGATGGACAACTCGCCCCGCTGGGACAGCGCCTACGCCAACGTCATTCCCGGCGCGGTCCCCGCCTACCAGCGCGAGGACAACACCATCGTCACCGACGCCTCCCAGCGGCCGTCTGACCACGAATACGATCGCTACCTCTGGTTGGTCGAGGAGATGAAATCGGTTGGCTACGACGATGAAAAACTGGTCACGGCATTGAGTTTCGCGGTCGAGGATGTGTTCGTCTCGGCGGTGTTCTCGGTGGCCTGCCAGGTCCTCGCCGAGATCGGGGAGGACCACCGCCGACCGCACGCCGATGTCAAGGATCTCTATGGATGGGCTGAGCGGTTCCGCAACGGCGTCATCGCCACGACCGATCAGCGCACCGGTGCGGCAAAGGATTTCGATGTGCGCGCCGATACCTGGATCGCGACCGAAACGGTGGCGCAGTTCGCACCGTTGCTGTGCGGCGGGTTGGCGCACGACCGCGAACGCACGCTGTTGCGGTTGCTGGAGGGGCCGCGGTTCTGCGGCCATCCCGACTTGGCCTATGCGTTGATCCCGTCGACGTCGCCGGTGTCGCGCGACTTCCGGACGCGCGAGTACTGGCGCGGTCCGGTGTGGCCGGTGATGACCTGGCTGTTCTCGTGGTGTTTCGCCCGGCGCGGATGGGCCGAACGGGCGTCCACGCTGCGCCGAGAAGGGTTGCGGCAGGCCAGCGACGGCAGTTTCGCCGAGTACTACGAGCCGTTCACCGGGGAGCCGCTGGGCAGCATGCAGCAGTCGTGGACTGCGGCGGCGGTGCTGGACTGGCTCGGCTGA
- a CDS encoding MarR family winged helix-turn-helix transcriptional regulator: protein MVETDAQVSELAGELQRVLSKVLSVLRHTGKTSTSGDLTLAQLSILLTLLDQGPMRMTELAAHERVRTPTTTVAIRRLEKLGLVKRSRDTSDLRAVLVEITPQGLQQHQEALASRRAHLAALLTKLNPDELDALAKAMAPLERIAE from the coding sequence ATGGTGGAAACCGACGCGCAGGTCAGCGAGCTCGCCGGCGAGCTCCAGCGAGTGCTGTCCAAGGTGCTGTCCGTGCTGCGGCACACGGGAAAAACCTCGACGTCGGGCGACCTGACGCTGGCTCAGTTGTCGATTCTGCTCACGCTGCTCGACCAGGGCCCGATGCGGATGACCGAGTTGGCCGCCCACGAACGGGTCCGCACACCGACCACCACCGTCGCGATCCGCCGACTCGAGAAGCTGGGCCTGGTCAAACGGTCCCGCGACACATCCGACCTCCGTGCGGTGCTGGTGGAGATCACCCCGCAAGGACTTCAACAACACCAGGAAGCGCTCGCGTCGCGGCGCGCTCACCTGGCTGCGCTGCTGACCAAGCTCAACCCCGACGAGCTCGACGCGCTGGCCAAGGCGATGGCCCCGCTCGAGCGCATCGCCGAGTAG